A stretch of the Oceanicola sp. D3 genome encodes the following:
- a CDS encoding penicillin-binding protein 1A — protein sequence MLRFFTGIIGGLFALITTGAAFGALMLGAIFWIYGRDLPNHEQLAQYTPPTISRIYSGEGRIMDEFAHERRLYAPSSEIPDLVKQAFISAEDKNFYTHKGYDPMGMIAAAVDAAKGGRLRGASTITQQVMKNFLLSSDRSAERKIKEIILASRVETALSKEKILELYMNEIFLGQNSFGVAAAAQTYFNKTLAELEPHEAAYLAVLPKAPSNYHPVRDKELATNRRNFVLKEMYENGYISYETYQSERLMPLKSVQNGDYDSFKKALPPRDYFTDEIRRQLSRNFGEDEFFGGGLTIRATVDPELQKKAAMELQRALERYDRGLGRWRGTGKTIDTALLEDEAKWREALASVEVARDVELESEWLPAVVLSVGDNELGLGIEGVAMDGPEPPVVPRKDIAWMRGNFHENFEVGDVVHVRRMTQDGAFIRWTLRQVPAVQGAFMAMDVENGRVLAMQGGFSYQHSVFNRATQATRQPGSSFKPFVYAAALDSGYTPATIVVDAPIEINTPQGVWRPKNASHKFYGPTPLRTGIEQSRNLMTIRLAQEVGMETVASYAESFGVYDRLDPFLANALGAQETTLFKMVSAYSMFANGGERVEPTLVDRVQDRWGRTIYRHDQRICNGCQTASLAPGELPKITANRKQAIDAITAYQLTSMMRGVVERGTARRAVSLGVPVAGKTGTTNDAKDVWFVGFTNTIAAGCYIGYDRPRTMPGASGGGMCAPVFNAFMKSAIAKYGAGKFQVPPGGYFVKIDRFTGARLSDGASGPNVVAEYFREGEEPIFGMAAMLDGGFAMGANLPMFAQGEEDSGEARTVTTSTGKKARIAPKASFGSLSSGGLY from the coding sequence GTGCTCAGATTCTTTACCGGCATCATCGGCGGGCTTTTCGCGCTGATCACCACAGGCGCCGCCTTTGGCGCGCTGATGCTTGGCGCGATTTTCTGGATTTATGGGCGCGATCTGCCGAACCATGAGCAGCTTGCGCAATACACCCCGCCGACCATCAGCCGCATCTACTCGGGTGAAGGCCGGATCATGGATGAATTTGCCCATGAGCGCCGGCTGTATGCCCCCTCCAGCGAAATCCCCGATCTGGTGAAACAGGCCTTCATCTCGGCGGAAGACAAGAACTTCTACACCCACAAGGGTTACGACCCGATGGGCATGATCGCCGCCGCCGTCGACGCCGCCAAGGGCGGGCGGCTGCGCGGGGCCTCGACGATCACCCAGCAGGTGATGAAGAACTTCCTGCTGTCGTCCGACCGCTCCGCCGAGCGCAAGATCAAGGAAATCATCCTCGCCTCCCGCGTCGAGACCGCGCTGAGCAAGGAAAAGATCCTCGAACTCTACATGAACGAGATCTTCCTCGGGCAGAACAGCTTTGGCGTGGCCGCCGCCGCGCAGACCTACTTCAACAAGACGCTGGCCGAGTTGGAGCCCCATGAGGCGGCCTATCTGGCGGTACTGCCCAAGGCGCCCTCCAACTACCACCCGGTGCGCGACAAGGAGCTGGCGACCAACCGGCGCAACTTCGTGCTCAAGGAGATGTATGAGAACGGCTACATCTCTTACGAAACCTACCAATCCGAGCGGCTGATGCCGCTGAAATCGGTGCAAAACGGCGATTACGACAGCTTCAAGAAGGCGCTTCCGCCGCGCGACTACTTCACCGATGAAATCCGCCGCCAGCTTTCCCGCAACTTTGGCGAGGACGAGTTTTTTGGCGGTGGCCTGACGATCCGCGCCACGGTGGACCCGGAGTTGCAGAAGAAGGCGGCGATGGAGCTTCAGCGGGCGCTGGAGCGCTATGACCGTGGCCTTGGCCGCTGGCGTGGCACGGGCAAAACCATAGACACCGCGCTGCTGGAGGATGAGGCCAAGTGGCGCGAGGCGCTGGCCTCGGTTGAAGTCGCGCGTGATGTTGAGCTGGAAAGCGAGTGGCTGCCCGCCGTGGTGCTCAGCGTTGGCGACAATGAGCTTGGCCTCGGGATCGAGGGGGTGGCGATGGACGGGCCGGAGCCGCCGGTTGTGCCGCGCAAGGACATCGCCTGGATGCGGGGCAACTTCCACGAGAACTTCGAGGTCGGCGACGTGGTGCATGTGCGCCGGATGACGCAGGACGGTGCCTTCATCCGCTGGACGCTGCGGCAGGTGCCTGCCGTGCAGGGCGCCTTCATGGCGATGGACGTTGAAAACGGCCGCGTGCTCGCCATGCAGGGCGGGTTCTCCTACCAGCATTCGGTGTTCAACCGCGCCACGCAGGCCACGCGCCAGCCCGGCTCGTCGTTCAAGCCCTTCGTCTATGCCGCTGCGCTGGATTCGGGATACACCCCGGCCACCATCGTTGTGGACGCGCCGATCGAGATCAACACGCCGCAGGGCGTGTGGCGGCCCAAGAACGCCAGCCACAAGTTCTACGGCCCCACGCCGCTGCGCACCGGTATCGAGCAATCGCGCAACCTGATGACCATTCGCCTTGCGCAGGAAGTCGGGATGGAAACCGTGGCGAGCTATGCCGAGAGCTTCGGCGTCTATGACCGACTCGATCCCTTCCTCGCCAATGCGCTGGGGGCGCAGGAGACGACGCTGTTCAAGATGGTCTCGGCCTATTCGATGTTCGCCAATGGCGGCGAGCGGGTGGAGCCGACGCTGGTGGACCGGGTGCAGGACCGTTGGGGCCGCACCATCTATCGCCACGATCAGCGTATCTGCAATGGCTGCCAAACGGCCTCGCTGGCGCCGGGCGAGCTGCCCAAGATCACTGCCAACCGCAAGCAGGCGATTGATGCGATCACCGCCTATCAGCTCACCTCGATGATGCGCGGCGTGGTCGAGCGCGGCACCGCGCGGCGTGCGGTGAGCCTTGGCGTGCCGGTGGCGGGCAAGACCGGCACCACCAACGACGCCAAGGACGTGTGGTTTGTGGGCTTTACCAACACCATCGCCGCGGGCTGCTACATCGGCTATGACCGGCCCCGCACCATGCCGGGGGCCTCGGGCGGCGGCATGTGCGCGCCGGTGTTCAACGCCTTCATGAAGAGTGCCATCGCCAAATACGGTGCCGGCAAGTTTCAGGTGCCGCCGGGCGGCTATTTTGTGAAGATTGACCGTTTCACCGGCGCCCGCCTGTCTGACGGTGCCTCTGGCCCCAACGTGGTGGCAGAGTACTTCCGCGAGGGCGAAGAGCCGATCTTCGGCATGGCCGCCATGCTCGACGGGGGCTTTGCGATGGGGGCCAACCTGCCGATGTTCGCGCAGGGCGAGGAAGACAGCGGCGAGGCTCGCACGGTGACAACCTCCACCGGCAAGAAGGCCCGGATCGCGCCCAAGGCCAGCTTCGGCTCGCTGAGTTCGGGCGGGCTCTACTGA
- the prfB gene encoding peptide chain release factor 2 — MRAEAQNAVEAVKKSLELLGQRMDLETAQHRLEEFNARTEDPDLWNDPAKAQKLMRERQMLVDAMDTYNGISQELEDNVELVEMGEAEEDADVVTEAENALIALEKRAAAKELEALLNGEADGNDTFLEINAGAGGTEACDWAQMLQRMYVRWAEKRGFKVELQSEEAGSEAGIKSVSYKISGTNAYGWLKSESGVHRLVRISPFGKGTRETSFASVWVYPVVDDNIEIEVNPADIRIDTYRSSGAGGQHVNTTDSAVRITHAPTGIVVTSSEKSQHQNRDIAMKALKSRLYQMELDKRNEAINAAHESKGSAGWGNQIRSYVLQPYQMVKDLRTNHETSDTSGVLDGDLDEFMAATLAMDVSGKSRSEAQAEG; from the coding sequence ATGCGGGCCGAGGCGCAAAACGCGGTAGAGGCGGTAAAGAAATCGCTGGAGCTTCTGGGCCAGCGGATGGACCTTGAAACGGCCCAGCACCGGCTGGAAGAGTTCAACGCCCGCACCGAAGACCCGGACCTGTGGAATGACCCGGCCAAGGCGCAGAAGCTGATGCGCGAGCGGCAGATGCTGGTGGACGCGATGGACACCTACAACGGCATCTCTCAGGAGCTGGAAGATAACGTCGAGCTGGTCGAGATGGGCGAGGCGGAAGAGGACGCCGATGTTGTGACCGAGGCCGAGAACGCCCTGATCGCGCTGGAAAAGCGCGCCGCCGCCAAGGAGTTGGAGGCGCTGCTGAACGGCGAGGCCGATGGCAACGATACCTTCCTCGAGATCAACGCGGGCGCGGGCGGCACCGAGGCCTGCGATTGGGCGCAGATGCTGCAACGGATGTATGTGCGCTGGGCCGAGAAGCGCGGCTTCAAGGTGGAGCTGCAATCCGAGGAAGCAGGCAGCGAGGCGGGGATCAAATCGGTCTCCTACAAGATCAGCGGCACCAATGCCTATGGTTGGCTGAAGTCGGAGAGCGGCGTGCATCGCCTCGTGCGCATCAGCCCCTTCGGCAAGGGCACGCGGGAAACCTCCTTTGCCTCCGTCTGGGTCTACCCGGTGGTGGATGACAACATCGAGATCGAGGTGAACCCGGCCGACATTCGGATCGACACCTACCGCTCCTCCGGCGCGGGCGGCCAGCACGTGAACACCACCGACTCCGCCGTGCGGATCACCCACGCGCCGACCGGCATTGTGGTGACCAGCTCGGAAAAATCGCAGCACCAGAACCGCGACATCGCCATGAAGGCGCTGAAGAGCCGCCTCTACCAGATGGAGCTCGACAAGCGGAACGAGGCGATCAACGCCGCTCATGAGAGCAAGGGCAGCGCCGGTTGGGGCAACCAGATCCGCAGCTACGTGCTTCAGCCTTACCAGATGGTGAAGGATCTGCGCACCAACCACGAAACCTCCGACACCTCCGGCGTGCTTGATGGCGATCTGGACGAGTTCATGGCCGCGACGCTGGCGATGGACGTGTCCGGCAAGAGCCGGAGCGAGGCGCAGGCCGAGGGCTGA
- a CDS encoding amidase, with protein sequence MALTDLSAVALAGALARREVGPVEVMEATLARVAEVNPSINAIVSLRDEEALLAEARAAEAAGPGGALWGLPMAVKDLVATKGLRTTWGSPVYADHLPKADDLIAARMRAAGAIFIGKTNVPEFGLGSHSYNPVFGVTRNPYDGARTAGGSSGGAAAALAARMVALADGSDMMGSLRNPAAWCNVYGMRPSHGLVPGDPVGEMMLHPLSTLGPMARTPQDLALLLGVIAGPDPLQPTGAAFTPGGEGPRGKRIGWLGDWGGAWPMEPGLLERGEAAAALFEGLGAVVEPVAPPFPAAKLWESWVALRAWAVAAKQGALLDDAANAGKLKPALIWEIEQGRALSAAEVLAASAIRSEWYRAAARMFARYDAVILPSTQVWPFDAGIDWPREVAGVATDTYHRWMECVVPASLIGLPVVNLPAGFGAAGLPAGVQLMGPRGADGALLALAEAYHAATDWPAKAPG encoded by the coding sequence ATGGCGCTCACCGACCTCTCCGCTGTTGCGCTCGCAGGGGCGCTCGCGCGGCGCGAGGTGGGGCCGGTGGAGGTGATGGAGGCCACGCTGGCCCGCGTGGCCGAGGTGAACCCCTCGATCAACGCGATTGTCTCCCTGCGAGACGAGGAGGCGCTGCTGGCCGAGGCGCGGGCGGCGGAGGCGGCGGGGCCGGGTGGCGCGCTCTGGGGCCTGCCGATGGCGGTGAAAGACCTCGTTGCAACGAAGGGCCTGCGCACCACATGGGGCAGCCCGGTTTATGCCGATCACCTGCCCAAGGCCGATGACCTGATCGCCGCGCGCATGCGAGCGGCTGGGGCAATCTTTATCGGCAAGACCAATGTCCCCGAGTTCGGGCTTGGCTCGCACAGCTACAACCCGGTCTTCGGGGTGACACGCAACCCCTATGACGGCGCGCGCACGGCGGGCGGCTCCTCCGGCGGGGCGGCGGCGGCGTTGGCGGCGCGGATGGTGGCGCTGGCAGATGGCTCCGACATGATGGGAAGCCTGCGCAACCCGGCGGCCTGGTGCAATGTCTATGGCATGCGGCCCAGCCACGGGCTGGTGCCGGGCGATCCGGTGGGGGAGATGATGCTGCACCCGCTCTCCACCCTCGGCCCGATGGCACGCACACCCCAAGACCTCGCCCTGCTGCTCGGCGTCATCGCCGGGCCAGACCCGTTGCAGCCGACGGGCGCGGCGTTCACCCCCGGCGGCGAAGGCCCGCGCGGCAAACGCATCGGCTGGCTGGGTGACTGGGGCGGCGCATGGCCGATGGAGCCGGGGCTGCTGGAGCGCGGGGAGGCGGCGGCAGCGTTGTTTGAGGGCTTGGGGGCTGTGGTGGAGCCGGTGGCCCCGCCATTCCCCGCCGCGAAGCTCTGGGAGAGCTGGGTGGCGCTGCGGGCCTGGGCGGTGGCCGCCAAGCAGGGCGCGCTGCTGGACGATGCGGCGAATGCAGGCAAGCTGAAGCCTGCGCTGATCTGGGAGATCGAGCAGGGCAGGGCGCTCTCGGCGGCGGAGGTGCTGGCGGCCAGCGCCATCCGCTCGGAGTGGTATCGCGCAGCCGCCCGGATGTTTGCCCGCTATGACGCGGTGATCCTGCCCTCCACACAGGTCTGGCCCTTCGACGCCGGGATCGACTGGCCCCGCGAGGTGGCGGGCGTGGCCACAGACACCTACCACCGCTGGATGGAATGCGTGGTTCCCGCCTCGCTCATCGGCCTGCCGGTGGTGAACCTGCCCGCCGGCTTCGGCGCAGCCGGCCTGCCCGCAGGCGTGCAGCTGATGGGGCCGCGCGGAGCTGATGGGGCGCTCCTGGCGCTGGCCGAGGCCTATCACGCCGCTACCGATTGGCCAGCGAAGGCTCCGGGCTGA
- a CDS encoding DUF2189 domain-containing protein: protein MLDATYAEAAPKPEVARLSFADLRAALAAGWRDFTRAPQFGLFFALVYALGGFAMVKLSLGHVATVLILSLGFPLIAPFAAVGLYVVSRRLARGERLAFGGRNGVLLRVWRERARQIPWIGAIIVIYFLFYTFFAHMLFAVFLGPRALINITDGLSALMTPEGYRLIAVQILFGAVVALLLYALTVVSIPFALDREVDFITAMLVSLAVVRENKLVMLAWAALLAGLLFAAMLPWFLGLLIALPVLGHATWHLYERALIHPPGSVASPGAPEGL from the coding sequence ATGCTTGACGCCACATATGCCGAAGCCGCCCCAAAGCCGGAGGTTGCCCGGCTGAGCTTTGCCGACCTGCGCGCCGCCCTCGCCGCCGGCTGGCGGGACTTTACCCGTGCACCGCAGTTTGGCCTGTTCTTCGCGCTGGTCTACGCGCTGGGCGGCTTTGCCATGGTCAAGCTCTCGCTCGGCCATGTCGCCACGGTGCTGATCCTCAGCCTCGGCTTTCCGCTCATCGCGCCCTTCGCGGCTGTCGGGCTTTACGTGGTGTCCCGCCGCCTTGCGCGGGGCGAGCGGCTGGCCTTTGGGGGGCGCAACGGGGTGCTGCTCAGGGTCTGGCGCGAGCGGGCGCGGCAGATTCCGTGGATCGGGGCGATCATCGTGATCTACTTCCTGTTTTACACCTTCTTCGCCCATATGCTCTTTGCCGTCTTCCTCGGCCCGCGGGCCCTGATCAACATCACCGACGGTTTGAGCGCGCTGATGACGCCGGAAGGCTACCGGCTGATCGCGGTGCAGATCCTCTTTGGCGCGGTGGTGGCGCTGCTGCTCTACGCGCTCACCGTCGTTTCCATCCCCTTCGCGCTCGACCGGGAGGTCGATTTCATCACCGCCATGCTGGTGAGCCTCGCGGTGGTGCGCGAGAACAAACTGGTGATGCTCGCCTGGGCGGCGCTGCTGGCGGGGCTGCTCTTTGCGGCCATGCTGCCGTGGTTCCTAGGCTTGCTCATCGCCCTGCCGGTGCTGGGGCACGCCACCTGGCACCTTTACGAGCGGGCGCTCATCCACCCGCCGGGGTCTGTGGCAAGCCCAGGAGCGCCAGAAGGGCTGTGA
- a CDS encoding AEC family transporter, with product MVQVLSISGTIFALIALGWLLVRRGVFNTSALDVLGAYVVTCALPALIFRAVSSRPVGETFDAAYLLVLLLTSLGLFGGGYWLLRRAFGCSPTAATFGAMGMSCANSGFVGYPMLGLALPDLAEHALALNMSFENLVMIPLVLALAEAEKARAGGSGTAIAPLIARRLATSPVILALFAGLAVAALRLPLPQVVTGPVNIVANSSAAVSLVVIGGGLAALTLRDLGALAWTITAAKLLVMPALAYALLAALAALGLTPQPAALGPALLVMTALPAMSIYPVLARRYGEVTTPAAVLLLQTLVSFVTLTALLALLGLPQTPAGG from the coding sequence ATGGTTCAGGTTCTCTCCATCTCCGGCACCATCTTTGCCCTGATCGCCCTTGGCTGGCTGCTAGTGCGGCGCGGCGTGTTCAACACCTCCGCCCTCGACGTGCTGGGGGCCTATGTGGTCACCTGCGCCCTGCCCGCGCTGATCTTCCGCGCGGTCTCCTCCCGCCCCGTGGGGGAGACCTTTGACGCGGCCTACCTGCTGGTGCTGCTCCTCACCTCGCTGGGCCTCTTTGGCGGCGGATACTGGCTCTTGCGGCGGGCCTTTGGCTGCTCGCCCACTGCGGCGACCTTCGGGGCGATGGGGATGAGCTGCGCGAACTCCGGCTTCGTCGGCTACCCGATGCTGGGCCTTGCCCTGCCCGATCTGGCCGAGCATGCGCTGGCGCTGAACATGAGCTTCGAAAACCTCGTGATGATCCCGCTGGTGCTGGCGCTGGCCGAGGCCGAGAAGGCCCGCGCCGGGGGCAGCGGCACCGCGATTGCCCCGCTCATCGCCCGCCGCCTTGCTACCTCCCCGGTGATCCTCGCGCTCTTTGCCGGGCTCGCCGTGGCCGCGCTGCGCCTTCCCCTGCCGCAGGTGGTGACCGGGCCGGTGAACATCGTCGCCAACTCTTCGGCCGCCGTCTCGCTGGTGGTGATCGGCGGCGGGCTGGCGGCCCTCACCCTGCGCGACCTGGGCGCGCTGGCCTGGACGATCACCGCCGCCAAGCTGCTGGTGATGCCCGCCCTCGCCTACGCCCTGCTCGCCGCCCTCGCCGCGCTCGGCCTCACCCCGCAGCCCGCCGCCCTGGGCCCGGCCCTGCTGGTGATGACAGCCCTGCCCGCGATGTCGATCTACCCGGTGCTCGCCCGCCGCTACGGCGAGGTAACAACACCGGCCGCCGTGCTGCTGCTGCAAACGCTGGTCAGCTTCGTCACGCTCACAGCCCTTCTGGCGCTCCTGGGCTTGCCACAGACCCCGGCGGGTGGATGA
- a CDS encoding polymer-forming cytoskeletal protein, giving the protein MFSKSRINEPGSGASAEPGKSTTADSSGSSKQPTTPPSSAPASGSSSAGSSTPKAKPPASTLSSDLTIVGNIKTTGDIQIEGTVEGDIRAHLLTVGEGATVRGECLADDVVVNGRVVGRVRGLKVRLTSTARVEGDIIHKTIAIESGAHFEGSVQRQDDPLASGTNAAPKPLPTPEAKAQG; this is encoded by the coding sequence ATGTTTTCTAAATCCAGGATCAACGAGCCTGGCTCCGGCGCAAGTGCCGAGCCCGGAAAATCCACCACAGCCGACAGCTCGGGCAGCAGCAAGCAGCCCACCACGCCGCCCAGCAGCGCGCCCGCATCGGGCAGCAGCAGCGCTGGCTCAAGCACGCCAAAAGCCAAGCCGCCCGCGTCGACCCTGTCGTCCGATCTCACCATCGTCGGCAACATCAAGACCACCGGCGACATCCAGATCGAGGGCACCGTGGAGGGCGACATTCGCGCCCACCTGCTGACCGTCGGCGAAGGTGCCACCGTGCGCGGCGAATGCCTCGCCGATGACGTTGTGGTCAACGGTCGCGTGGTTGGCCGTGTGCGCGGCCTCAAGGTGCGCCTCACCTCCACCGCCCGCGTGGAAGGCGACATCATCCACAAAACCATCGCCATAGAGAGCGGTGCCCACTTCGAGGGCTCGGTGCAACGGCAGGACGACCCGCTCGCCTCCGGCACCAACGCCGCCCCCAAGCCGCTCCCGACCCCGGAGGCCAAAGCCCAGGGCTGA
- a CDS encoding M23 family metallopeptidase, which produces MKARVLHRLHSALERHLPEQRLFLRSDTETRFIRLKPETQLIALAGSALVVGWAIIATAVLLMDSIGSGSFREQAKREQRSYEMRLNALSTQRDARAEEAAAAQERFNAALAQISVMQSQLLASEDRRRELETGIGVVQATLRRTMKERDAALEGQAEAIATLEGATGSAKTTDGRLTDVEGTVDFLTEALQSTARERDAMADTAAAAREEAQALAFERELILDRNDQIFSQLEEALTVSVAPLDKMFRDAGLPPDQLISTVKRGYSGQGGPLTPLTFSTKGMPLDMGQSRANRILKGLERMDLYRIAATKAPFSIPVKDSYRFTSGFGPRWGRMHNGTDFAGPKGTPIYAGGDGVVTWAGRRGSWGILVTIQHEFGIETRYAHMSKARVKVGQRISRGDRIGDMGTTGRSTGNHLHYEVRVGGKPVNPMTYIKAGQDVF; this is translated from the coding sequence TTGAAAGCACGCGTCTTGCATCGCCTGCACAGCGCCCTTGAGCGCCACTTGCCCGAGCAGCGGCTCTTTCTGCGCTCGGACACCGAGACCCGGTTCATCCGGCTCAAGCCCGAGACGCAGCTGATTGCGCTCGCCGGCTCCGCGCTGGTTGTCGGCTGGGCGATCATCGCCACCGCAGTTCTGTTGATGGATTCGATCGGCTCCGGCTCGTTCCGCGAGCAGGCCAAGCGCGAACAGCGCAGCTACGAGATGCGCCTCAACGCCCTCTCCACCCAGCGCGACGCCCGCGCCGAAGAGGCCGCCGCCGCGCAGGAGCGTTTCAACGCCGCGCTGGCGCAGATCTCGGTGATGCAGTCGCAACTGCTCGCCTCCGAAGATCGCCGCCGCGAACTGGAAACCGGCATCGGCGTGGTGCAGGCCACCCTGCGCCGCACCATGAAAGAGCGTGACGCCGCGCTTGAGGGGCAGGCCGAAGCCATCGCCACGCTCGAAGGCGCCACCGGCTCTGCCAAAACCACCGACGGCCGCCTGACTGATGTGGAAGGCACCGTCGACTTCCTCACCGAGGCCCTGCAAAGCACCGCACGCGAGCGCGACGCGATGGCCGACACCGCCGCTGCCGCCCGCGAAGAAGCACAGGCCCTCGCCTTCGAGCGCGAGCTTATTCTGGACCGCAACGACCAGATCTTCTCTCAGCTCGAAGAGGCGCTCACCGTCTCCGTGGCGCCGCTCGACAAGATGTTCCGCGACGCCGGGCTGCCGCCCGACCAGCTGATCTCGACCGTCAAGCGCGGCTACTCGGGCCAGGGCGGCCCGCTGACCCCGCTGACCTTCTCGACCAAGGGCATGCCGCTCGACATGGGCCAGAGCCGGGCCAACCGCATCCTCAAGGGGCTCGAGCGGATGGACCTCTACCGCATCGCGGCCACCAAGGCCCCCTTCTCGATCCCGGTGAAAGATTCCTACCGCTTCACCTCCGGCTTCGGGCCGCGCTGGGGCCGGATGCACAACGGCACCGATTTCGCCGGGCCGAAGGGCACACCGATCTACGCTGGCGGCGATGGTGTCGTCACCTGGGCCGGGCGCCGCGGCAGCTGGGGCATCCTGGTGACGATCCAGCACGAATTCGGCATCGAAACGCGCTACGCACACATGAGCAAGGCTCGCGTAAAAGTGGGCCAAAGGATCTCGCGCGGCGATCGCATCGGTGATATGGGAACCACCGGTCGGTCCACCGGCAACCACCTCCACTACGAAGTCCGGGTCGGCGGCAAGCCGGTGAACCCGATGACCTACATCAAGGCAGGACAAGATGTTTTCTAA
- a CDS encoding ferritin-like domain-containing protein: protein MTQTLAALATEVLTCPEGRGKAELSRRNAALWLASRDADAPLPLGKAAPPDAPARPAKPALLDPRDVPRRRPGTEAGRKAILHAVAHIELNAIDLHWDVVARFTDTPMPLGFYDDWVRAADDESRHFMLMDDCLRELGMGYGDLDAHAGMWRAAADTAHDLPARLAVVPMVLEARGLDVTPGMIELFSKAGATSAVAALKVIYAEEVSHVAYGAKWFNWLCGRDGLDPKEAFHTLVRRYFPGGPKPPFNEEKRAEAGMPPDFYWPLVE from the coding sequence ATGACCCAGACCCTCGCTGCCCTCGCCACCGAAGTTCTCACCTGCCCCGAGGGGCGCGGCAAGGCCGAGCTGTCGCGCCGCAACGCCGCCCTCTGGCTGGCCTCCCGCGACGCCGATGCGCCGCTGCCGCTGGGCAAGGCCGCGCCGCCCGATGCCCCTGCCCGCCCCGCCAAGCCCGCCCTGCTCGACCCGCGCGACGTGCCCCGCCGCCGCCCCGGCACCGAGGCGGGCCGCAAGGCCATTCTTCACGCCGTCGCCCATATCGAGCTGAACGCCATCGACCTGCACTGGGATGTTGTCGCCCGCTTTACCGACACGCCGATGCCGCTCGGCTTTTATGACGATTGGGTGCGCGCCGCCGATGACGAGAGCCGCCATTTCATGCTGATGGACGATTGCCTGCGCGAGCTGGGCATGGGCTACGGCGACCTTGATGCCCACGCCGGCATGTGGCGCGCCGCCGCCGACACCGCCCATGATCTGCCCGCCCGCCTCGCCGTGGTGCCGATGGTGCTCGAGGCCCGTGGGCTCGATGTAACCCCCGGAATGATTGAACTTTTCTCCAAGGCCGGGGCCACATCCGCCGTCGCGGCGCTGAAGGTGATCTACGCCGAAGAGGTCAGCCACGTTGCCTATGGGGCCAAGTGGTTCAACTGGCTCTGCGGGCGCGACGGGCTGGACCCGAAAGAGGCGTTTCACACCCTTGTGCGCCGCTACTTTCCCGGCGGGCCCAAGCCGCCCTTCAACGAGGAAAAGCGCGCCGAGGCCGGGATGCCACCAGACTTTTACTGGCCGCTGGTCGAGTAA
- a CDS encoding peroxiredoxin — protein MDLTGQTAPDFTLPRDGGGELALSALRPSAVVLYFYPRDDTPGCTTEAIEFTAALEEFEAAGAKIVGVSRDTVAKHEKFITKHELGIPLVADEDGAVCEAYGTWVEKNMYGKKSMGIERSTFLIDGEGTVVREWRKVKVKGHVEEVLEAVKAL, from the coding sequence ATGGACCTCACTGGCCAGACAGCCCCCGATTTCACCCTGCCCCGCGACGGCGGCGGCGAGCTTGCCCTTTCTGCCCTGCGGCCCTCTGCCGTGGTGCTTTATTTTTACCCGCGTGACGATACGCCGGGCTGCACCACCGAGGCCATCGAGTTCACCGCCGCGCTGGAAGAGTTCGAGGCGGCAGGGGCCAAGATCGTCGGCGTCAGCCGCGACACCGTGGCCAAGCACGAAAAGTTCATCACCAAGCACGAGCTCGGCATTCCGCTGGTCGCCGATGAAGACGGCGCGGTTTGCGAGGCCTATGGCACATGGGTCGAGAAAAACATGTATGGCAAGAAAAGCATGGGCATAGAGCGCTCCACCTTCCTGATCGACGGCGAAGGCACGGTGGTGCGCGAGTGGCGCAAGGTGAAGGTCAAAGGCCACGTCGAAGAGGTGTTGGAGGCGGTGAAGGCGCTCTGA